In Heteronotia binoei isolate CCM8104 ecotype False Entrance Well chromosome 4, APGP_CSIRO_Hbin_v1, whole genome shotgun sequence, a genomic segment contains:
- the FXN gene encoding frataxin, mitochondrial isoform X2 encodes MCVCVCERERERERESSTTPTGTAAGDGAFPQGSACRMWRPGTACVFSASARVPVRSLSQGLWRQKEAARPLKGKIATSSFLYSRPDSRYHSVDHVLMVKTKTVQLMCLRCVGMVNDKSSLDETTYEKLAEETLESLMDFFEDLADKHFIPEDYDVSFGTGVLTVKLGGNMGTYVINKQTPNKQIWLSSPTSGPKRYDWTGENWVYSHDGVSLHELLTKELSVALKTKLDLTTLAHAGRKHT; translated from the exons atgtgtgtgtgtgtgtgtgagagagagagagagagagagagagagagcagtaccacaccca CAGGAACTGCTGCAGGAGACGGGGCCTTCCCGCAGGGCTCGGCGTGTAGGATGTGGAGGCCCGGCACAGCCTGTGTTTTCTCTGCGTCAGCGCGAGTGCCAGTCCGCAGCTTGAGCCAGGGCCTTTGGCGGCAAAAGGAGGCAGCGCGACCCCTAAAGGGGAAAATAGCGACTTCTTCCTTTCTTTACAGTCGGCCG GATTCTCGCTATCATTCTGTAGACCATGTTCTGATGGTCAAAACCAAGACTGTTCAGCTGATGTGTTTAAGATGTGTAGGAATGGTCAATGACAAGAG CTCATTAGATGAGACTACCTATGAAAAACTTGCTGAAGAAACACTGGAGTCTTTAATGGATTTCTTTGAGGATTTGGCAGACAAGCATTTTATTCCTGAAGATTATGATGTCTCCTTTGGG ACTGGAGTGCTAACAGTTAAATTAGGTGGAAACATGGGAACATATGTGATCAACAAACAGACTCCAAACAAACAGATATGGCTGTCCTCCCCAACCAG TGGCCCCAAACGTTATGACTGGACTGGGGAAAACTGGGTATATTCTCATGATGGAGTGTCCCTACATGAACTACTGACAAAGGAACTTTCAGTTGCATTAAAGACTAAACTGGACTTAACAACTTTAGCACATGCTGGAAGAAAACATACTTGA
- the FXN gene encoding frataxin, mitochondrial isoform X3, which yields MSSGSTPKVSWLHPQSPRIFLELDLATLVCVIYDSRYHSVDHVLMVKTKTVQLMCLRCVGMVNDKSSLDETTYEKLAEETLESLMDFFEDLADKHFIPEDYDVSFGTGVLTVKLGGNMGTYVINKQTPNKQIWLSSPTSGPKRYDWTGENWVYSHDGVSLHELLTKELSVALKTKLDLTTLAHAGRKHT from the exons atgtcttctggctccactcccaaagtatcctggctccaccctcagagtccccggatatttctggaattggacttggcaactctagtgtgtgtaatatat GATTCTCGCTATCATTCTGTAGACCATGTTCTGATGGTCAAAACCAAGACTGTTCAGCTGATGTGTTTAAGATGTGTAGGAATGGTCAATGACAAGAG CTCATTAGATGAGACTACCTATGAAAAACTTGCTGAAGAAACACTGGAGTCTTTAATGGATTTCTTTGAGGATTTGGCAGACAAGCATTTTATTCCTGAAGATTATGATGTCTCCTTTGGG ACTGGAGTGCTAACAGTTAAATTAGGTGGAAACATGGGAACATATGTGATCAACAAACAGACTCCAAACAAACAGATATGGCTGTCCTCCCCAACCAG TGGCCCCAAACGTTATGACTGGACTGGGGAAAACTGGGTATATTCTCATGATGGAGTGTCCCTACATGAACTACTGACAAAGGAACTTTCAGTTGCATTAAAGACTAAACTGGACTTAACAACTTTAGCACATGCTGGAAGAAAACATACTTGA
- the FXN gene encoding frataxin, mitochondrial isoform X1, which produces MWRPGTACVFSASARVPVRSLSQGLWRQKEAARPLKGKIATSSFLYSRPDSRYHSVDHVLMVKTKTVQLMCLRCVGMVNDKSSLDETTYEKLAEETLESLMDFFEDLADKHFIPEDYDVSFGTGVLTVKLGGNMGTYVINKQTPNKQIWLSSPTSGPKRYDWTGENWVYSHDGVSLHELLTKELSVALKTKLDLTTLAHAGRKHT; this is translated from the exons ATGTGGAGGCCCGGCACAGCCTGTGTTTTCTCTGCGTCAGCGCGAGTGCCAGTCCGCAGCTTGAGCCAGGGCCTTTGGCGGCAAAAGGAGGCAGCGCGACCCCTAAAGGGGAAAATAGCGACTTCTTCCTTTCTTTACAGTCGGCCG GATTCTCGCTATCATTCTGTAGACCATGTTCTGATGGTCAAAACCAAGACTGTTCAGCTGATGTGTTTAAGATGTGTAGGAATGGTCAATGACAAGAG CTCATTAGATGAGACTACCTATGAAAAACTTGCTGAAGAAACACTGGAGTCTTTAATGGATTTCTTTGAGGATTTGGCAGACAAGCATTTTATTCCTGAAGATTATGATGTCTCCTTTGGG ACTGGAGTGCTAACAGTTAAATTAGGTGGAAACATGGGAACATATGTGATCAACAAACAGACTCCAAACAAACAGATATGGCTGTCCTCCCCAACCAG TGGCCCCAAACGTTATGACTGGACTGGGGAAAACTGGGTATATTCTCATGATGGAGTGTCCCTACATGAACTACTGACAAAGGAACTTTCAGTTGCATTAAAGACTAAACTGGACTTAACAACTTTAGCACATGCTGGAAGAAAACATACTTGA